The stretch of DNA ATAAAGATTATTATCGAGAAAAAGACAGGCTGAATATCGAATTAAAATGTGAAAACAAGGTTCACTTTTCTCTTTTCAATTGAACATTATTTGCACTTTAATTCGCATTGACAATCGCGTTCCGGATTGTTATTTTTTACATCCTTCTCAAGTTCTCAGCTTGAGATATTTACCTGCCGCTGACAGTTGACTTGCCCGGTCTTGTCGGCGGCTTTTTCATACAACAATAATGATAATACCTATCTCTCTGTCGCTGCAACAAAAAAAGATTCCACTTATGTCTTATCTGACCTCTTTATGTCTTATTTTTGGTATTTTTTTTCGAAATGTAGTTTTTTATTTAAGTTCTGAATGGGAAGCAAAATGAATCAACTCGTCAATCAAAACGGTCAAATTATTCCGCTCACTTCACTAACAGAGTGGGAAGAAAAGCGCGCGAAAATACTCCGAGCAACGCAGAAAATAATGGGTCCTTTACCGGAAGACGAGAAGCGATGTCCCCTCGCTGTGGATATCGCAGAAGAAGTGGATTGCGGGACGTATATCAGGCGAATGATCACCTACGCCGCAGAACCCGGCGACCGTGCACGGGCGTATCTATTAATCCCAAAACAGGCGTTGGATGGTCATGAATGTCCAGCCGTCTTGTGTCCACACCCAACGCATGCGACATTGGGATACAAAACCGTCGTGGGACTGGGCGACCGCCCCAATCGGGCTTATGCCAGCGAATTGGCCGAACGCGGCTTTGTCACCATCGCACCGTCCTATCCCATGCTCGCGGAATATTGGCCCGATATATTCGGTCTGGGCTATGAAAGCGGAACCATGAAGGCGATATGGGACAATATCCGGGCGATTGATCTGCTGGAAACACTGCCGTATGTAAAGCGGGGACCCGTCGGAGCAATCGGGCACTCTCTGGGCGGGCATAACTCGGTCTATACCGCTGTTTTTGAACCGCGCATCGGCGTTGTGGTATCGAGTTGTGGACTGGATTCTTACATAGACTACAAAGACGGAAATCTCGCTGGATGGACACAGGATCGGTATATGCCCAAATTGAAAAATTACGTCCATCGGCTGTGGGATATACCCTTTGATTTTCACGACTTAATCGCGGCATTGGCACCCCGACCCTGTTTTATTGCCGCGCCTTTGCGCGACAGCAATTTCAAATGGCAAAGTGTAGATGCCGTTGTCAACGCAGCCTCGCGCGTGTACGAACTTTACGATGCAACAGAAAATCTGATTGTCGAACACCCCGATTGCGAACACGATTTTCCCAACGCCATGCGCGAACAGGCGTATCAATTATTTGAAAAACACCTTGGATAACTCGAGAGACCCA from Gemmatimonadota bacterium encodes:
- a CDS encoding alpha/beta hydrolase yields the protein MNQLVNQNGQIIPLTSLTEWEEKRAKILRATQKIMGPLPEDEKRCPLAVDIAEEVDCGTYIRRMITYAAEPGDRARAYLLIPKQALDGHECPAVLCPHPTHATLGYKTVVGLGDRPNRAYASELAERGFVTIAPSYPMLAEYWPDIFGLGYESGTMKAIWDNIRAIDLLETLPYVKRGPVGAIGHSLGGHNSVYTAVFEPRIGVVVSSCGLDSYIDYKDGNLAGWTQDRYMPKLKNYVHRLWDIPFDFHDLIAALAPRPCFIAAPLRDSNFKWQSVDAVVNAASRVYELYDATENLIVEHPDCEHDFPNAMREQAYQLFEKHLG